The following proteins are encoded in a genomic region of Micropterus dolomieu isolate WLL.071019.BEF.003 ecotype Adirondacks linkage group LG04, ASM2129224v1, whole genome shotgun sequence:
- the scrn2 gene encoding secernin-2 isoform X2: MAEAPMSCDCFVSLPPGSRDDHVIFGKNSDRPRDEVQEVALYPAASHPPGSMLECTYIQIPQVEQTHAVILSKPAWMWGAEMGANDQGVCIGNEAVWTREPVAPGEALLGMDLVRLGLERGDSAWAALTVITGLLEQHGQGGQCREDPEPFSYHNTFLLVDRNEAWVLETAGRLWVAQKFTEGVKNISNQLTIGTEVSTEHRELRSVAQAQGWWDGEGEFNFSQVFSPENPPARMELAKRRYKGGTELLQQHDGSVTAEVMMSILRDKPSGICMDSGGFCTTGSMVSVLPRDTSLPCIHFFTATPDPSRSIFKPFIFSDCSTPVLRVVSPQFGPDDPVRKQPRFQSQVDRRHDLYKAHQVALNTMETNPVGIDDHLGQ, from the exons ATGGCAGAGGCTCCCATGTcatgtgattgttttgtttcGTTGCCCCCTGGCTCTCGCGATGACCATGTGATTTTTGGGAAGAACTCAGACCGTCCCCGGGATGAGGTGCAAGAGGTGGCCCTCTACCCTGCAGCATCCCACCCTCCAGGCTCCATGCTGGAG TGCACATATATCCAGATCCCTCAGGTGGAGCAGACGCACGCCGTCATCCTGAGCAAGCCTGCCTGGATGTGGGGGGCCGAAATGGGAGCCAATGACCAGGGAGTCTGTATTGGGAACGAGGCTGTCTGGACTCGAGAGCCTGTCGCTCCCGGAGAGGCTCTGCTGGGCATGGACCTTGTCCG ACTGGGGTTGGAGCGTGGGGATAGTGCCTGGGCAGCACTGACAGTGATCACCGGCCTCCTGGAGCAGCATGGCCAGGGGGGGCAGTGCAGGGAGGATCCTGAGCCCTTCAGCTACCACAACACCTTCCTTCTGGTGGACCGTAACGAGGCCTGGGTCCTTGAAACTGCTGGAAGGCTGTGGGTGGCACAGAAGTTTACAG AGGGTGTGAAGAACATCTCCAACCAGCTGACTATCGGGACTGAGGTCTCCACAGAGCACCGAGAGCTGCGGAGCGTGGCCCAGGCTCAGGGCTGGTGGGATGGTGAAGGAGAGTTCAACTTCTCCCAGGTGTTCAGCCCCGAGAACCCACCTGCCAGGATGGAGCTGGCCAAACGGCGCTACAAGGGAGGCACAGAGCTTCTCCAGCAACATGACG GCTCAGTGACGGCGGAGGTAATGATGTCTATTCTGAGGGACAAGCCCAGTGGCATCTGCATGGACTCTGGAGGTTTCTGCACCACAGGCAGCATGGTGTCTGTCCTGCCCAGAGACACCAGCCTGCCCTGCATCCACTTCTTCACCGCCACCCCAGACCCCTCCAG GTCTATATTCAAGCCTTTTATCTTCTCGGACTGTTCCACCCCAGTGCTGAGAGTGGTCTCTCCACAGTTCGGCCCAGATGACCCTGTCAGGAAGCAGCCTCGCTTTCAGAGCCAGGTGGACCGCAGACATGACCTGTACAAGGCCCATCAGGTGGCGCTGAACACCATGGAGACCAACCCGGTGGGCATTGATGATCACCTAGGTCAATGA
- the scrn2 gene encoding secernin-2 isoform X3 yields the protein MGVKRIVRLLRLVRSQIVNMRMAEAPMSCDCFVSLPPGSRDDHVIFGKNSDRPRDEVQEVALYPAASHPPGSMLECTYIQIPQVEQTHAVILSKPAWMWGAEMGANDQGVCIGNEAVWTREPVAPGEALLGMDLVRLGLERGDSAWAALTVITGLLEQHGQGGQCREDPEPFSYHNTFLLVDRNEAWVLETAGRLWVAQKFTEGVKNISNQLTIGTEVSTEHRELRSVAQAQGWWDGEGEFNFSQVFSPENPPARMELAKRRYKGGTELLQQHDGSVTAEVMMSILRDKPSGICMDSGGFCTTGSMVSVLPRDTSLPCIHFFTATPDPSRSIFKPFIFSDCSTPVLRVVSPQFGPDDPVRKQPRFQSQVDRRHDLYKAHQVALNTMETNPDEGFAVYEVLRDLESQCLSEITAMLRGELPGEELGDLFFDCVDTEIKFYQ from the exons ATGGGTGTCAAACGCATTGTACGACTCTTACGATTAGTTAGAAGTCAGATTGTTAACATGAG GATGGCAGAGGCTCCCATGTcatgtgattgttttgtttcGTTGCCCCCTGGCTCTCGCGATGACCATGTGATTTTTGGGAAGAACTCAGACCGTCCCCGGGATGAGGTGCAAGAGGTGGCCCTCTACCCTGCAGCATCCCACCCTCCAGGCTCCATGCTGGAG TGCACATATATCCAGATCCCTCAGGTGGAGCAGACGCACGCCGTCATCCTGAGCAAGCCTGCCTGGATGTGGGGGGCCGAAATGGGAGCCAATGACCAGGGAGTCTGTATTGGGAACGAGGCTGTCTGGACTCGAGAGCCTGTCGCTCCCGGAGAGGCTCTGCTGGGCATGGACCTTGTCCG ACTGGGGTTGGAGCGTGGGGATAGTGCCTGGGCAGCACTGACAGTGATCACCGGCCTCCTGGAGCAGCATGGCCAGGGGGGGCAGTGCAGGGAGGATCCTGAGCCCTTCAGCTACCACAACACCTTCCTTCTGGTGGACCGTAACGAGGCCTGGGTCCTTGAAACTGCTGGAAGGCTGTGGGTGGCACAGAAGTTTACAG AGGGTGTGAAGAACATCTCCAACCAGCTGACTATCGGGACTGAGGTCTCCACAGAGCACCGAGAGCTGCGGAGCGTGGCCCAGGCTCAGGGCTGGTGGGATGGTGAAGGAGAGTTCAACTTCTCCCAGGTGTTCAGCCCCGAGAACCCACCTGCCAGGATGGAGCTGGCCAAACGGCGCTACAAGGGAGGCACAGAGCTTCTCCAGCAACATGACG GCTCAGTGACGGCGGAGGTAATGATGTCTATTCTGAGGGACAAGCCCAGTGGCATCTGCATGGACTCTGGAGGTTTCTGCACCACAGGCAGCATGGTGTCTGTCCTGCCCAGAGACACCAGCCTGCCCTGCATCCACTTCTTCACCGCCACCCCAGACCCCTCCAG GTCTATATTCAAGCCTTTTATCTTCTCGGACTGTTCCACCCCAGTGCTGAGAGTGGTCTCTCCACAGTTCGGCCCAGATGACCCTGTCAGGAAGCAGCCTCGCTTTCAGAGCCAGGTGGACCGCAGACATGACCTGTACAAGGCCCATCAGGTGGCGCTGAACACCATGGAGACCAACCCG gACGAGGGGTTTGCAGTCTATGAGGTTCTGAGGGACCTGGAGTCGCAGTGTCTGAGCGAGATTACAGCCATGCTAAGAGGAGAGTTACCAGGAGAAGAACTGGGGGACTTGTTTTTTGATTGCGTGGACACAGAGATTAAGTTCTACCAGTGA
- the LOC123969365 gene encoding zinc finger protein 318-like isoform X1, whose translation MNPLDWEDAFRTLQRRLDPNHQSGFNNRMETASETINDWDTYCQYSRYTVDEPQSSTGVNVGWKGLSPSSHNLYINESEAEDPDGEPLQMDEGDPELTRKRKELREIEERIMHKKVAIALKKVEPFVKETPPGFSSNEQSAACKGATLKDRVNVILLQRHPVSFLSKVRSPKERMSSSSRSKDGLLQEDHPLKLRLKSLMKQRCRDPYVLPTNREPPDVPLPPPSRSVTSPAKEKNRVNQGFQRFLSVLNKGVDMDLLSRIVNDDSEDLPSSEELLNIQDKSDPPFRSKSHRSNSGASPLSRCRTNSGERSLSERLSLPNEDKKKKYRGDRCLGSSSRSKSPSAVKKRKEEEPKPKVNEQHEQLQNILKTLGLSLEVEEMSKLADRTQERLYGKKHEGVRADSREEQESQQKGSPRNYRDSSSSSSTSSSSSSSSCCSSRSTSRSVSPSPSPRQRSHHRDSKQSLKPYTCERSSSRDNSRAGLKCQDGNQDSKEAQGHRGNDRTDSKETSAYLPSYPQNETYPHPAAFSAFLDYSLSQYSQYSAPHSDTYNAASDSYWSYAQAAIPPSLYPSKFPVPQNTYHPNSVMAPNTVYPRHNTRDVNLLVNPDLSRSEGQTGSSSVRRCLTVISTKQPTQSCLKQLTDCKTRRRGNFNTRRLRWKRKKLKKKQLKMAAKQVTDSVKKVNAPQGNEDEPEAEQSEEEKRNPTEEEIKANLRKKLEAFNQKVKQKVTQPANSITSLTG comes from the exons ATGAATCCACTTGACTGGGAAGATGCTTTTCGAACACTGCAGAGACGTTTGGACCCAAATCACCAGAGTGGTTTTAATAACCGTATGGAGACTGCCTCAGAAACTATTAATGACTGGGACACTTACTGCCAATACTCAAGGTacactgttgatgaaccacaaaGCAGCACGGGAGTGAATGTGGGATGGAAGGGACTCAGTCCTTCCTCACATAACCTTTACATTAATGAGTCAGAAGCCGAGGACCCAGATGGAGAGCCGCTTCAAATGGATGAGGGGGATCCTGAGCTCACAAGAAAGCGGAAAGAGCTTAGAGAGATAGAAGAGCGGATAATGCATAAGAAAGTTGCTATTGCGCTGAAGAAAGTGGAGCCATTTGTGAAGGAGACTCCGCCAGGCTTTTCTAGTAATGAACAATCAGCTGCATGCAAAGGTGCAACTCTTAAAGACAGGGTGAATGTCATTTTGCTGCAACGGCATCCTGTCAGCTTTCTGTCGAAG GTCCGTTCTCCCAAAGAGAGAATGAGCTCATCCAGTCGGAGCAAAGATGGTTTGCTTCAGGAAGACCATCCCCTGAAGCTCAGACTGAAGTCACTGATGAAGCAGAGATGCAGGGATCCTTATGTTTTGCCAACAAACAGGGAG CCCCCTGATGTCCCACTGCCTCCTCCAAGCCGAAGCGTTACTTCACCCGCCAAGGAGAAGAACCGCGTCAACCAGGGTTTCCAACGTTTCCTCAGCGTGCTCAACAAAGGAGTGGACATGGACCTGCTGAGTAGGATTGTCAACGATGACAGTGAGGATCTTCCTTCGAGTGAGGAGCTCCTGAACATTCAGGATAAGTCAGATCCCCCCTTCAGGAGCAAGAGCCATCGATCGAACAGTGGAGCCTCACCGCTGAGCCGCTGTCGGACCAACAGTGGAGAGAGATCCCTCAGTGAGAGGCTCTCCCTACCTAATgaggacaagaagaagaaatacagaGGAGACCGCTGTTTGGGCTCTAGTAGTCGATCCAAATCTCCCTCAGCagtaaagaaaaggaaagaagaagaaccAAAGCCAAAGGTGAATGAGCAGCATGAGCAGCTCCAAAACATTCTTAAAACTCTGGGGTTGAGCTTGGAAGTGGAAGAGATGAGTAAATTAGCAGACCGGACTCAGGAGAGGCTGTATGGGAAGAAGCATGAAGGCGTGAGGGCTGacagcagagaggagcaggagagtCAGCAGAAGGGCTCCCCAAGAAATTACAGGgactcctcttcttcctcctccacctcctcctcctcctcttcatcttcctgctgctcctcaaGGTCGACCTCTAGAAGCGTTAGTCCCAGCCCCTCTCCCCGTCAGCGCTCCCACCACAGAGATTCGAAACAAAGTCTGAAACCTTACACGTGTGAACGCAGCAGCTCCAGAGACAATAGCAGGGCTGGACTGAAATGCCAAGACGGCAACCAGGACAGCAAAGAAGCACAGGGGCACAGAGGCAATGACAGGACAGACTCAAAAGAAACCTCCGCTTATCTACCTTCATATCCACAAAACGAAACGTATCCCCATCCTGCTGCTTTTTCTGCATTTCTAGATTACAGTTTGTCCCAGTACTCTCAGTACAGTGCCCCCCACAGTGACACTTACAATGCTGCTTCAGATTCTTACTGGTCGTATGCTCAGGCTGCCATTCCTCCCTCCCTTTATCCCAGCAAGTTTCCAGTTCCGCAGAACACTTACCATCCGAACTCTGTAATGGCACCTAACACGGTTTACCCTCGTCATAATACTCGTGACGTAAACTTACTTGTGAATCCAGACCTGTCTAGAAGTGAAGGCCAAACTGGATCGTCTTCTGTCCGTCGCTGCCTGACGGTCATCAGCACTAAGCAGCCCACTCAGAGCTGTCTAAAGCAACTCACAGACTGCAAGACTAGGAGGCGGGGGAATTTTAACACACGTCGTTTAAGGTGGAAACGGaaaaaattgaaaaagaaacaactaAAAATGGCAGCAAAGCAGGTTACAGATTCTGTAAAGAAGGTGAACGCTCCGCAGGGAAACGAAGATGAGCCTGAAGCTGAGCAGTCAGAAGAGGAAAAGCGGAATCCAACGGAGGAGGAGATAAAGGCAAACCTGAGGAAAAAG CTCGAAGCATTTAACCAGAAGGTGAAGCAAAAGGTCACACAGCCAGCCAACTCCATAACCTCTCTGACTGGTTAA
- the LOC123969365 gene encoding cyclin-dependent kinase 12-like isoform X2, with product MYSNRSEYRRQHSDRSSRQWEDYDDKWEERREPPRDVQRDSYHKYGGDGQSSTQKTSRSREYSDSPKRLYSKDPLNRDWSRKSPVRRRMSSPDWAASEKKRRMITEDDEKEYRYRREPEDKTSRKSPDNFSRAYITKNLKHTLPQEEDFKYRKTPQDSRHRYRDEEITYREQHDDFTCRESFGYTKARDGHERSRGCSRERTRSQDRSTKSYAKPRERNDSPDHEDHRQSKRTHFPLNGSSGQSFESDVTNQFAAVPEQKSSTKGFQRFLDVLNKGVNVAMLTKIVNQNATEVDDPPQSPTSFMSTADRLWSPSCAGRPQENHQNTSHWSESEGSQRLASPHPRHRSFSPNGGALSDEKSLQRGEGEQSYLSSNSRSGSPSVMEKITLTPEDEHKHRQMQDVLQAIGLNLGFEELGQMSHRIQERLYGKKDSDRGHGRGSREWDTRRALSPTPQSRSSSSRSSFSPSTREYYKKKDSYSAKRDVTQAHQVQAQPAVDYGQQSSSSTLPDSKKCETNSRQSIATSPAFSPNPTYTLSKPSPSPVMPVYSPVNCLQAQPAVDYGQNSSSSTLQESKNCETNSQQSIATCQAFSQNPTYTLSEPSPPPVMPMYSPVNCFPLPYPALPPNLPHVRPGLFLPRLPPFLPYPCVPPLNMFPAVLAQTRHLVPQHLSNPRPHFFNFPDTNPPQPLNTIQKPKTMSRPRCLQVIETTQPG from the exons ATGTACTCAAACAGGTCTGAGTACAGGAGGCAGCACAGTGACAGAAGTTCAAGGCAGTGGGAAGATTATGATGACAAATGGGAAGAAAGGCGTGAACCTCCCAGAGATGTACAGCGTGATTCCTATCATAAATATGGTGGGGATGGACAAAGTAGCACACAGAAGACAAGCCGAAGTAGGGAGTACAGTGACTCGCCCAAGAGGCTGTACAGTAAAGACCCATTGAACAGAGACTGGAGCAGAAAGAGCCCAGTAAGGAGACGCATGTCTTCACCTGATTGGGCTGCTTCTGAAAAGAAAAGGCGAATGATTACAGAGGATGATGAAAAAGAATACAGATACAGGCGTGAGCCTGAAGATAAAACAAGCAGAAAGTCACCAGACAATTTTTCACGTGCATACATAACCAAGAACCTTAAACATACACTACCACAGGAAGAGGATTTCAAATACAGGAAAACACCTCAAGACTCCAGACACCGATATCGAGATGAAGAGATCACCTACAGGGAACAACATGATGATTTTACTTGCCGGGAGTCTTTTGGATATACCAAAGCCAGGGATGGTCATGAAAGGAGCCGGGGCTGTTCACGAGAGAGGACACGATCACAAGATCGCTCTACAAAG AGTTATGCCAAACCCAGAGAGAGGAATGACAGCCCAGATCATGAGGATCATCGTCAAAGCAAAAgaacacattttccactgaatGGATCTAGTGGACAG TCCTTTGAGAGTGATGTCACCAACCAATTTGCTGCTGTTCCTGAGCAGAAGTCGTCAACCAAGGGTTTCCAGCGTTTCCTCGACGTGCTCAACAAGGGTGTGAATGTCGCCATGCTCACCAAGATAGTGAATCAGAACGCTACAGAAGTGGATGATCCACCGCAGTCTCCAACTTCTTTCATGAGCACTGCAGATCGTCTGTGGTCTCCCAGTTGTGCTGGGAGACCACAGGAAAACCACCAAAATACCAGCCACTGGAGTGAGAGCGAGGGATCCCAGAGACTGGCTTCTCCACACCCTCGTCACAGGTCCTTCAGTCCAAATGGGGGCGCTCTGTCTGATGAGAAGTCTCTGCAAAGGGGTGAGGGAGAACAAAGCTACTTAAGCTCCAACAGTAGATCCGGGTCTCCCTCAGTGATGGAAAAGATAACACTGACACCTGAAGATGAGCACAAGCACAGGCAAATGCAGGATGTTCTGCAGGCTATTGGCTTGAATTTAGGATTTGAGGAACTGGGCCAAATGTCACATCGGATCCAGGAGCGGTTATACGGAAAGAAGGATAGTGACCGTGGCCATGGTAGAGGAAGCAGGGAATGGGACACAAGGCGAGCGCTTTCACCAACACCACAAAGTAGATCATCATCAAGCAGGTCTAGTTTTAGCCCTTCAACTCGGGAATATTACAAGAAAAAAGACTCCTATAGTGCTAAGAGGGATGTAACACAGGCACACCAAGTACAGGCACAGCCAGCTGTAGACTATGGTCAGCAGAGCAGCAGTAGCACTTTACCAGATAGTAAGAAATGTGAAACTAACTCCCGGCAAAGCATTGCTACATCTCCAGCATTTTCTCCAAATCCAACATACACTTTGTCAAAACCATCTCCTTCACCTGTGATGCCAGTGTACTCTCCAGTAAACTGCTTACAGGCACAGCCAGCTGTAGATTATGGTCAGAATAGCAGCAGTAGCACTTTACAGGAGAGTAAAAACTGTGAAACTAACTCTCAGCAAAGCATTGCTACATGTCAAGCATTTTCTCAAAATCCTACATACACTCTATCAGAGCCATCTCCTCCACCTGTGATGCCAATGTACTCTCCAGTAAACTGCTTTCCACTGCCATACCCAGCTCTGCCTCCTAACCTGCCCCATGTTAGACCTGGGCTTTTCTTGCCTCGCCtgcctcccttcctcccttacCCCTGCGTCCCACCTTTAAACATGTTCCCTGCTGTACTGGCTCAAACGAGGCATTTAGTCCCGCAACACCTGAGTAATCCTCGGCCACACTTTTTTAACTTTCCAGATACTAATCCACCTCAGCCTCTGAACACCATACAGAAACCTAAAACCATGTCAAGACCCCGCTGTTTGCAGGTTATTGAAACCACACAACCGGGATGA
- the scrn2 gene encoding secernin-2 isoform X1 has protein sequence MGSAPAESHFLQQQKKTGMAEAPMSCDCFVSLPPGSRDDHVIFGKNSDRPRDEVQEVALYPAASHPPGSMLECTYIQIPQVEQTHAVILSKPAWMWGAEMGANDQGVCIGNEAVWTREPVAPGEALLGMDLVRLGLERGDSAWAALTVITGLLEQHGQGGQCREDPEPFSYHNTFLLVDRNEAWVLETAGRLWVAQKFTEGVKNISNQLTIGTEVSTEHRELRSVAQAQGWWDGEGEFNFSQVFSPENPPARMELAKRRYKGGTELLQQHDGSVTAEVMMSILRDKPSGICMDSGGFCTTGSMVSVLPRDTSLPCIHFFTATPDPSRSIFKPFIFSDCSTPVLRVVSPQFGPDDPVRKQPRFQSQVDRRHDLYKAHQVALNTMETNPVGIDDHLGQ, from the exons ATGGGCAGTGCACCGGCTGAATCTCACTttcttcaacaacaaaaaaaaactgg GATGGCAGAGGCTCCCATGTcatgtgattgttttgtttcGTTGCCCCCTGGCTCTCGCGATGACCATGTGATTTTTGGGAAGAACTCAGACCGTCCCCGGGATGAGGTGCAAGAGGTGGCCCTCTACCCTGCAGCATCCCACCCTCCAGGCTCCATGCTGGAG TGCACATATATCCAGATCCCTCAGGTGGAGCAGACGCACGCCGTCATCCTGAGCAAGCCTGCCTGGATGTGGGGGGCCGAAATGGGAGCCAATGACCAGGGAGTCTGTATTGGGAACGAGGCTGTCTGGACTCGAGAGCCTGTCGCTCCCGGAGAGGCTCTGCTGGGCATGGACCTTGTCCG ACTGGGGTTGGAGCGTGGGGATAGTGCCTGGGCAGCACTGACAGTGATCACCGGCCTCCTGGAGCAGCATGGCCAGGGGGGGCAGTGCAGGGAGGATCCTGAGCCCTTCAGCTACCACAACACCTTCCTTCTGGTGGACCGTAACGAGGCCTGGGTCCTTGAAACTGCTGGAAGGCTGTGGGTGGCACAGAAGTTTACAG AGGGTGTGAAGAACATCTCCAACCAGCTGACTATCGGGACTGAGGTCTCCACAGAGCACCGAGAGCTGCGGAGCGTGGCCCAGGCTCAGGGCTGGTGGGATGGTGAAGGAGAGTTCAACTTCTCCCAGGTGTTCAGCCCCGAGAACCCACCTGCCAGGATGGAGCTGGCCAAACGGCGCTACAAGGGAGGCACAGAGCTTCTCCAGCAACATGACG GCTCAGTGACGGCGGAGGTAATGATGTCTATTCTGAGGGACAAGCCCAGTGGCATCTGCATGGACTCTGGAGGTTTCTGCACCACAGGCAGCATGGTGTCTGTCCTGCCCAGAGACACCAGCCTGCCCTGCATCCACTTCTTCACCGCCACCCCAGACCCCTCCAG GTCTATATTCAAGCCTTTTATCTTCTCGGACTGTTCCACCCCAGTGCTGAGAGTGGTCTCTCCACAGTTCGGCCCAGATGACCCTGTCAGGAAGCAGCCTCGCTTTCAGAGCCAGGTGGACCGCAGACATGACCTGTACAAGGCCCATCAGGTGGCGCTGAACACCATGGAGACCAACCCGGTGGGCATTGATGATCACCTAGGTCAATGA